The following nucleotide sequence is from Staphylococcus chromogenes.
AGACGACGAGGACGATAACTTATAACTTAATAAAAAAGAGGTGGGTTAAGGACCCGTCTCAAATGAGAAAGCCATCAAAATCTGCCTTTTAGTTCAGTTTTGATGGCTATTTTCATACCCCTTAAACCAAAAAAAGACAAACCTGCTTAAAAAAGTGAGGTTTGTCTAAAGTCTGAAGAGCGGGTGGTTGCCACGTGATGATTTGAAAAACATCAAAATGCACAGTGGCTATTGCGAAGTGCCCGTTTATTATTTTTCTGTTTCCTCAGGATCTGGAATAGGGTAATGTTCAAAAATTTCTCCTGTTTGTATCGCCTGACTGATATTTTCTAGCCAGTGATAATATACACGTGAATGTGCCAAATGTGCTTTGATTTCTTCAGCTTCTTCACGGGTCGCTTCATCAACATCGTCCGCTGCCAAAATGGAATTAATGATGGCTTCAGCTTCTTTCACAGCCGCAAAGTTCACGGTGTATTCACGTTGCCATTTTTTTGTAAAAAAGTTACTGAAGAAGTCGAAAAAGTCTTTTTCGGCTTCAAAGTGTTGTTTACGGCTTCCACGTGTAAAACGTTGTTTAACGACATCGAGCTCTTGTAGTTTTTTAACGCCAGCGCTCATGCTTGGTTTACTCATTTGGAGTTCTTGGCGCATTTCATCTAACGTCATGCTGTCTTTAAAGAGCATAATGCCGTATAAATTTCCGACACTGCGATTAATACCGTACAAATCCATTGTCTCGGCTATGGAATTGATGACGATATCTTTGGCTGTTTCTAATTGTGATTCATAAGATTTAGGTTGTTTCACGACAGCACACCTCCAATTTGCAAATTTTATTTTATCACGTTTTATGAGCATTATAACCATAAAGTTCAATAAATTAGAAACATTTATTATTTTTTTAACGAAAGCAACAGAGGTGAGTCGGAACGTTGACAAGGATTGAGGAGTTTGTTAAAGTTTAATTTGTGAAATTCGTTAAATAAAAACTTAACAAACTTAACGGAGGGTCGTTTGATGGAGATTGTAAAACAATTATCACGCCGTCAATTTATCGATGGTGAGTGGGTTGAGAGCAGTAATAAAGCTACACGTGAAATTATTAATCCTTATAATCAAGAAGTCATTCTCGAAGTGGCTGAAGGGACAACGGAAGATGTTGAACGTGCAATTTTAGCAGCACGTCGCGCATTCGATGAAGGGGTTTATGCGGACGAAACAGGTGACGTGAAAGGCCAAAAGGTACGTGCTATTGCAGATAAAATCAAAGAACACCGCGAAGAACTCGCGCAACTTGAAACGTTAGATACAGGGAAAACGTTAGAAGAATCTCGTGCAGATATGGACGATATTCATAACGTATTTTTATATTTTGCAGGGTTAGCTGATAAAGTGGGCGGAGAAATTGTGAATTCTCCAATCCCAAATACAGACAGCAAGATTGTGAAAGAACCCGTTGGCGTCGTGACACAAATCACGCCTTGGAATTATCCATTACTTCAAGCGTCATGGAAAATTGCGCCAGCACTCGCAACAGGATGTTCTATCGTTATGAAACCAAGTGAAATCACGCCATTAACAACCATTCGCGTGTTTGAATTTATGGAAGAAGTCGGTTTCCCTAAAGGAGTTGTGAATCTTGTCTTAGGTGCAGGTTCTGACATTGGGGACATCATGTCAACACATAAAGATATCGATCTCGTCTCATTTACAGGCGGTATTCAAACAGGGAAACGCATTATGAAACAAGCGGCAGACCATGTGACAAACATTGCACTCGAGCTTGGTGGTAAAAATCCTAATGTGATTTTCGATGACGCGGACTTTGATTTAGCAGTAGACCAAGCACTCAATGGAGGGTTATTCCATGCAGGTCAGGTGTGTTCTGCAGGTTCACGTATCATCGTGCATAATTCAATCAAAGATGATTTTGAAAAAGCATTAATCGACCGTATTAAAAACATTAAAATGGGCAACGGTTTTGATGAAACGACAGAACTTGGACCCCTAATTTCTGCGGCACATCGCGAGAAAGTTGAAGGCTATATGGAAGTTGCGAAAAAAGAAGGCGCGACGATTGCGATTGGCGGTAAACGTCCTGAACGTGAAGATTTACAAGACGGTTTCTTCTTTGAGCCGACGGTCATCACAGATTGTGATACGTCAATGCGTATTGTTCAAGAGGAAGTCTTCGGTCCGGTCGTAACGATTGAAGGATTCGACACAGAAGAAGAAGCGATTCGTCTCGCAAATGATTCTATTTATGGTTTAGCAGGCGGTGTCTTCACGAAAGATATCGGCAAAGCAAACCGTGTGGCGAAAAAGATGCGCATGGGTACTGTGTGGATTAACGATTTCCATCCTTACTTTGCACAAGCGCCATGGGGTGGCTACAAGCAGTCAGGTATTGGACGTGAGCTAGGTCATGAAGGCTTAGAAGAATATTTAGAAACAAAACACATTTTATTAAATACACAACCAGAACCTATCGAGTGGTTTGGTAAAAATAACGATTAATTCAGAGGAGGACATACGTTTATGAGCAAAGCATACGACAAAATGTATGATTACATCATTATCGGAGGCGGAAGTGCAGGTTCCGTTTTAGCGGCACGTTTAAGTGAAGATAAAGACAAAAAAGTTCTCGTATTAGAGGCAGGACGCAGTGACTATCCTTGGGACTTACTCATCCAAATGCCTGCTGCGTTAATGTATCCATCTGGGAACCGTTTGTACGATTGGAAATATGAAACAGCTGAAGAACCTCATATGGGTGGCCGTAAAGTCTTCCATACACGCGGAAAAGTGCTTGGAGGTTCAAGTTCCATCAACGGTATGATTTATCAACGTGGGAACCCATTAGATTACGAAAAATGGGGCAAACCTGAAGGCATGGACACATGGGATTATGCGCATTGTCTTCCTTATTTCAAACGTTTAGAAACAGCATTTGGTGCGGATAAAGATGATCCAATTCGTGGTTTAAATGGACCGGTTAAATTACGTCGTGGCCCAGCGGATAATCCATTGTTTGAATCTTTCTTTAATGCCGCAGTAGATGC
It contains:
- the cudC gene encoding choline uptake/conversion transcriptional regulator CudC → MKQPKSYESQLETAKDIVINSIAETMDLYGINRSVGNLYGIMLFKDSMTLDEMRQELQMSKPSMSAGVKKLQELDVVKQRFTRGSRKQHFEAEKDFFDFFSNFFTKKWQREYTVNFAAVKEAEAIINSILAADDVDEATREEAEEIKAHLAHSRVYYHWLENISQAIQTGEIFEHYPIPDPEETEK
- the betB gene encoding betaine-aldehyde dehydrogenase produces the protein MEIVKQLSRRQFIDGEWVESSNKATREIINPYNQEVILEVAEGTTEDVERAILAARRAFDEGVYADETGDVKGQKVRAIADKIKEHREELAQLETLDTGKTLEESRADMDDIHNVFLYFAGLADKVGGEIVNSPIPNTDSKIVKEPVGVVTQITPWNYPLLQASWKIAPALATGCSIVMKPSEITPLTTIRVFEFMEEVGFPKGVVNLVLGAGSDIGDIMSTHKDIDLVSFTGGIQTGKRIMKQAADHVTNIALELGGKNPNVIFDDADFDLAVDQALNGGLFHAGQVCSAGSRIIVHNSIKDDFEKALIDRIKNIKMGNGFDETTELGPLISAAHREKVEGYMEVAKKEGATIAIGGKRPEREDLQDGFFFEPTVITDCDTSMRIVQEEVFGPVVTIEGFDTEEEAIRLANDSIYGLAGGVFTKDIGKANRVAKKMRMGTVWINDFHPYFAQAPWGGYKQSGIGRELGHEGLEEYLETKHILLNTQPEPIEWFGKNND